From Dendropsophus ebraccatus isolate aDenEbr1 chromosome 2, aDenEbr1.pat, whole genome shotgun sequence, a single genomic window includes:
- the SEM1 gene encoding 26S proteasome complex subunit SEM1: MTAEKKPQVDLGLLEEDDEFEEFPTEEWPGCDDDEDAHVWEDNWDDDNVEDDFSNQLRAELEKHGYKMETA, from the exons ATGACTGCTGAGAAGAAGCCGCAAGTGGACCTGGGTCTGCTAGAGGAGGACGACGAGTTTGAGGAGTTTCCTACAGAAG AATGGCCCGGCTGTGATGACGATGAGGACGCTCATGTTTGGGAAGATAACTGGGATGATGACAACGTAGAAGACGACTTTTCCAATCAGTTAAG AGCTGAACTAGAAAAACACGGATACAAAATGGAGACTGCGTAG